Proteins co-encoded in one Quercus robur chromosome 8, dhQueRobu3.1, whole genome shotgun sequence genomic window:
- the LOC126694626 gene encoding uncharacterized protein LOC126694626, protein MVDKHIHRCGNKLLAVRVDEARRKNGGHIPKLAQLYYDTHFNSKTKQWVHPDCEHTYQEMLRVQDEHCSTPKAQPLAEEEISMMVLKPRSGYVKGLGMRPSSSLKTPASSSSTQYTQQLEGRVEELQDANYKLEGRVEELQDANLRLEEKMDCIIQYLRSKGDSDICGSMGELIY, encoded by the exons ATGGTTGACAAACACATTCATAGATGTGGAAACAAGTTGCTTGCAGTGAGGGTGGATGAGGCG AGACGAAAAAATGGAGGTCATATTCCTAAGCTGGCACAACTCTACTATGATACCCACTTCAATTCAAAGACAAAACAGTGGGTACACCCTGATTGTGAACAtacatat CAAGAGATGTTGAGAGTACAAGATGAGCATTGCAGCACTCCTAAAGCACAGCCTTTGGCTGAAGAGGAGATATCTATGATGGTTCTTAAGCCGAGATCTGGCTATGTAAAGGGACTTGGCATGAGGCCTTCTTCATCTCTTAAGACTCCTGCCTCATCTTCCTCAACTCAATATACTCAACAACTTGAGGGTCGAGTAGAAGAGCTCCAGGATGCAAACTACAAACTGGAGGGTCGAGTAGAAGAGCTCCAGGATGCAAACCTCAGGTTAGAGGAGAAGATGGATTGCATCATACAATATTTGAGGAGCAAGGGTGACAGTGACATTTGTGGCAGTATGGGGGAGCTCATCTACTAA